A portion of the Ferrimonas lipolytica genome contains these proteins:
- the pyk gene encoding pyruvate kinase, whose amino-acid sequence MLRRTKIVTTLGPATDRDGNLEKIILAGANVVRMNFSHGSPEDHISRANDVRELAKKHGKHVAILGDLQGPKIRVSTFKDGKIQLAIGDKFLLDSDLGKGVGDQHQVGLDYKELPKDVVPGDILMLDDGRVQLRVERVDGNKVYTSVTVGGPLSNNKGINKLGGGLSAPALTEKDKADILTAAQIQVDYLAVSFPRTGADLDYARKLAADAGLFAGIVSKVERAEAVADEAAMDDVIKASDVVMVARGDLGVEIGDPELVGVQKKLISRSRQLNKVVITATQMMESMISSPMPTRAEVMDVANAVLDGTDAVMLSAETAAGDFPEETVMAMSKVCLGAEKHPSVTVSKHRLDDSFSGTEETVAMATMYAANHLPGVKAIVALTESGTTPKLMSRITSNLPIVALSRHQESLNCMALVRGVSPVHFDSTQYSGDAVASAALEAVKATGIIGSGDLVIVTMGDSMETVGGTNTCKIVTVA is encoded by the coding sequence ATGCTTAGAAGAACCAAAATCGTCACTACTTTAGGTCCAGCAACCGATCGTGATGGTAATCTCGAAAAGATCATTTTGGCAGGTGCAAACGTCGTTCGGATGAACTTTTCACACGGCAGTCCGGAAGATCACATTAGCCGCGCTAACGACGTGCGCGAACTTGCAAAAAAACACGGCAAACATGTTGCTATCTTAGGGGATCTGCAGGGTCCTAAGATCCGCGTATCGACCTTTAAAGATGGTAAAATTCAACTCGCTATTGGCGATAAGTTTTTGCTCGACTCGGATTTGGGTAAAGGCGTCGGTGATCAACATCAAGTCGGTCTGGACTACAAAGAGTTACCTAAAGATGTTGTACCTGGTGATATCTTGATGCTCGACGATGGCCGAGTTCAGCTGCGAGTAGAACGAGTCGACGGCAACAAGGTCTACACCTCGGTTACGGTTGGTGGCCCTCTGTCTAACAACAAAGGTATCAACAAGCTTGGCGGAGGCCTTTCTGCTCCAGCGCTAACTGAAAAAGACAAAGCCGACATTCTAACCGCCGCTCAGATCCAAGTTGACTATTTAGCTGTATCGTTCCCACGTACCGGAGCCGATCTTGATTATGCTCGTAAGCTGGCTGCTGATGCAGGTTTGTTTGCTGGCATTGTTTCAAAGGTTGAACGTGCTGAAGCGGTTGCTGATGAAGCTGCAATGGACGATGTAATTAAGGCCTCTGACGTGGTAATGGTAGCCCGTGGCGATCTCGGTGTTGAGATTGGTGATCCTGAGTTGGTCGGGGTTCAAAAGAAACTGATCTCCCGCTCTCGTCAATTAAACAAGGTGGTGATTACTGCGACCCAAATGATGGAGTCGATGATCAGCTCGCCAATGCCAACTCGCGCTGAAGTTATGGATGTGGCAAACGCCGTTCTTGATGGCACTGATGCGGTGATGTTATCTGCTGAAACCGCTGCCGGTGACTTCCCTGAAGAAACGGTAATGGCAATGTCTAAGGTTTGTTTGGGCGCCGAGAAACACCCAAGTGTTACCGTTTCGAAACACCGTCTTGATGATTCATTCTCCGGTACCGAAGAAACAGTAGCGATGGCGACAATGTACGCCGCTAACCACCTACCGGGTGTTAAAGCTATCGTCGCATTGACCGAATCTGGTACCACTCCTAAATTGATGAGCCGCATTACCTCGAATCTACCAATCGTTGCGTTAAGCCGCCATCAAGAGTCGCTTAACTGCATGGCACTGGTTCGTGGTGTTAGCCCAGTACACTTTGATTCAACTCAGTACTCTGGCGATGCCGTCGCCAGCGCCGCTTTAGAAGCGGTAAAGGCTACCGGCATTATCGGTAGTGGCGACTTGGTTATCGTGACCATGGGTGACAGCATGGAAACCGTAGGCGGCACCAACACTTGCAAAATTGTTACCGTAGCCTAA
- the serS gene encoding serine--tRNA ligase: MLDSKLLRNDVAQIAERLASRGFILDVTRLNELEERRKSLQVETEQLQADRNSRSKSIGQAKARGEDIAPLLAEVSNMGEQLDQKKSDLNALMAEIDSVAAAIPNLPAEDVPVGADEDENVEVLKWGTPKQYDFEVKDHVDLGEALNGLDFAMGAKLSGARFTVMRGQIARMHRALAAFMLDLHTTEHGYTEMYVPYLVNPDSLYGTGQLPKFGEDLFHTEKLGEDNDRRLSLIPTAEVPLTNFARNEILDESQLPVKMTAHTPCFRSEAGSAGRDTRGLIRQHQFDKVELVQLVKPEDSMEALEQLTGQAEKVLQLLELPYRKVILCTGDMGFGSAKTYDLEVWVPSQNTYREISSCSNMMDFQARRMMARFRRQGSKKPELLHTLNGSGLAVGRTLVAVLENNQLEDGRIEVPQALQSYMGGLTHIG, from the coding sequence ATGTTAGATAGCAAACTTTTGCGTAATGACGTAGCGCAAATCGCTGAGCGATTAGCGAGCCGTGGCTTCATCCTTGATGTGACTCGCCTTAATGAATTAGAAGAGCGCCGTAAGTCGCTACAGGTTGAAACCGAACAGTTACAAGCTGATCGAAACAGTCGTTCTAAGTCGATTGGTCAGGCAAAAGCACGTGGGGAAGACATTGCCCCATTGTTGGCAGAAGTATCTAACATGGGCGAACAGCTGGATCAGAAAAAATCTGATTTGAACGCGTTAATGGCAGAAATTGATAGCGTTGCTGCTGCAATTCCAAACCTGCCAGCGGAAGATGTACCAGTTGGCGCAGATGAAGACGAAAATGTCGAAGTGTTGAAGTGGGGCACCCCAAAGCAATACGACTTTGAAGTTAAGGATCACGTTGATCTAGGCGAAGCACTGAATGGCTTAGATTTTGCCATGGGCGCAAAGCTATCCGGTGCTCGCTTTACTGTTATGCGTGGTCAAATTGCTCGCATGCACCGTGCCTTAGCTGCGTTTATGCTGGACTTACATACCACTGAGCACGGCTACACCGAAATGTACGTTCCGTATTTGGTAAACCCAGATAGCCTGTATGGTACTGGCCAGCTGCCTAAATTCGGTGAAGACCTGTTCCACACCGAAAAGCTGGGTGAAGACAACGACCGTCGTTTGTCGTTGATCCCAACCGCTGAAGTGCCACTGACTAACTTTGCGCGCAACGAGATCCTCGACGAATCGCAGTTACCAGTGAAGATGACTGCTCACACCCCGTGTTTCCGCTCAGAAGCAGGCAGTGCTGGTCGTGATACCCGTGGTCTTATCCGTCAGCATCAGTTTGATAAAGTTGAATTGGTTCAGCTGGTTAAGCCAGAAGATTCAATGGAAGCGCTAGAGCAACTGACTGGCCAAGCAGAAAAAGTTCTGCAGTTATTGGAACTGCCTTACCGTAAAGTGATTCTGTGTACTGGCGATATGGGCTTTGGCTCTGCCAAAACCTACGATTTGGAAGTGTGGGTACCTAGCCAAAACACCTACCGCGAGATCTCCTCATGCTCTAACATGATGGATTTTCAAGCTCGCCGTATGATGGCTCGTTTCCGTCGTCAAGGCAGCAAGAAGCCTGAACTATTACACACCTTAAACGGCTCTGGTTTGGCCGTAGGTCGTACCTTGGTAGCAGTGCTGGAAAACAACCAGCTTGAAGATGGTCGTATTGAAGTGCCGCAGGCATTACAAAGCTACATGGGTGGCTTAACGCACATCGGTTAA
- the crcB gene encoding fluoride efflux transporter CrcB — protein MNNLIAVACGGAIGASLRYGASLLALRLFGTTFPYGTLIVNCLGSLLMGALYALSMSTDLPPSVKAFIGVGMLGALTTFSTFANESLLLFQAGDWLKAGLNIVLNVAICLAMVALGQHFIASNT, from the coding sequence ATGAATAATCTGATTGCGGTAGCATGCGGTGGCGCCATTGGAGCGAGCCTTCGCTACGGTGCTTCGCTATTGGCGCTACGCTTGTTCGGCACTACTTTTCCATACGGCACCTTGATTGTTAATTGCTTAGGTTCGTTGCTAATGGGCGCACTGTACGCGCTGTCGATGAGTACCGATTTACCCCCTAGCGTTAAAGCTTTTATTGGTGTCGGAATGCTCGGCGCACTAACCACCTTTTCAACCTTCGCCAACGAGTCACTATTGTTGTTTCAGGCGGGTGATTGGCTTAAAGCAGGGCTAAATATTGTCCTCAATGTTGCGATCTGTCTGGCTATGGTTGCACTGGGTCAGCACTTTATCGCTTCCAATACCTAG
- a CDS encoding replication-associated recombination protein A: MSSMSFDFAPDFRPLAARMRPRDLGEYIGQTHLLQEGKPLRRALEAGRPHSMLLWGPPGTGKTTLAEIVASSCNAHVERISAVTSGVKEIRAAIDQAKQVASMHGRRTLLFVDEVHRFNKSQQDAFLPHIEDGTVIFIGATTENPSFEVNNALLSRARVHLIKKLTVDEIVQIIKQALDDKQRGLGKEQLVVGDDVALALAKHVDGDARRALNLLEMMAELTDDKTLTVAQLAEVAGEPVARFDNKGDHYYDLISAVHKSVRGSDPDGALYWYARILAGGGDPLYVARRLLAIASEDIGNADPRAMEVALNAWDCFHRVGPGEGERAIAQAVIYCACAPKSNAVYTAFGAAVQLAKDTSELEVPTHLRNAPTKLLKEMGHGEDYRYAHLEEGAYAAGEVYLPEALAGVKLYQPTDRGLEKKISDKLERLQQLNQTSELKRYE, encoded by the coding sequence ATGAGCAGCATGAGTTTTGATTTTGCGCCGGATTTTCGGCCATTGGCTGCACGCATGCGTCCCCGAGATCTGGGTGAATACATCGGTCAAACTCACTTATTGCAAGAGGGAAAGCCGCTGCGCCGAGCACTCGAGGCGGGGCGACCGCACTCGATGTTACTTTGGGGACCTCCAGGAACTGGTAAAACTACATTGGCAGAGATTGTTGCCAGCAGCTGTAATGCACACGTTGAACGGATCTCCGCCGTGACCTCTGGGGTAAAAGAGATCCGCGCCGCGATTGACCAAGCCAAACAAGTGGCGTCGATGCATGGGCGGCGCACATTATTGTTTGTTGACGAAGTTCATCGGTTCAATAAATCGCAACAGGATGCATTTTTGCCGCATATCGAGGACGGCACCGTCATTTTTATCGGTGCAACAACAGAGAATCCTTCGTTTGAAGTGAATAATGCACTGTTGTCGAGGGCGCGGGTGCACCTAATCAAAAAGCTTACTGTTGATGAAATAGTCCAGATCATTAAGCAGGCGCTTGACGATAAACAACGCGGCTTAGGCAAGGAACAGCTGGTTGTTGGAGATGATGTAGCATTGGCATTAGCCAAGCATGTTGATGGCGATGCACGACGGGCGCTTAACCTGCTCGAGATGATGGCAGAACTAACTGACGACAAAACCTTAACCGTAGCGCAGCTTGCTGAAGTAGCCGGCGAGCCCGTGGCACGTTTCGATAACAAAGGCGATCACTACTACGACCTAATATCGGCGGTTCATAAATCGGTTCGTGGCAGTGACCCTGATGGTGCTCTGTATTGGTACGCCCGCATACTTGCCGGTGGCGGTGATCCTTTATATGTTGCTCGCCGGTTACTTGCGATCGCATCGGAGGATATTGGCAATGCAGATCCGCGCGCGATGGAGGTTGCCCTTAATGCGTGGGATTGCTTCCATCGTGTTGGCCCCGGTGAAGGCGAACGTGCGATCGCACAAGCGGTGATCTATTGTGCTTGTGCACCGAAAAGTAATGCCGTCTACACCGCCTTTGGTGCCGCCGTTCAACTGGCTAAAGATACCTCTGAGTTGGAGGTGCCGACCCACCTGCGTAATGCACCAACTAAGCTTCTCAAAGAAATGGGCCATGGTGAGGATTACCGCTATGCCCACCTGGAAGAGGGGGCCTACGCCGCTGGCGAAGTATATCTACCTGAGGCATTAGCTGGAGTAAAGTTATACCAACCAACCGATCGCGGCTTGGAAAAGAAGATCAGCGATAAGCTGGAGCGTCTGCAACAGTTAAATCAAACCAGCGAGCTAAAACGCTATGAATAA
- the lolA gene encoding outer membrane lipoprotein chaperone LolA yields MIKHLPLLAMLPAVALADIGAEQLQAKLAEVPQFSASFSQQAFDFDNQLVQQSTGSVAMKAPLKFHWQQLDPDELLLVSDGDSVWYFDPFVEQVTISAIDDVLQQTPLPLLSSRDPELWAQWQVTAHGDCFELRSAVQAGIEMKVCFAGDAIETMQLIDGQGNRTLMTLTDFSSEISEVINFDFVTPDGTFIDDQRH; encoded by the coding sequence ATGATTAAACATTTACCCTTGTTGGCCATGCTGCCAGCAGTAGCATTGGCAGATATTGGTGCAGAACAACTACAAGCTAAGTTGGCTGAGGTTCCTCAGTTTAGTGCCAGTTTTAGCCAACAAGCCTTCGATTTTGATAACCAACTAGTGCAGCAAAGTACTGGTTCGGTAGCGATGAAAGCGCCACTTAAATTTCACTGGCAACAACTTGATCCTGACGAACTGCTCTTAGTTTCTGACGGTGACTCGGTGTGGTATTTCGATCCATTCGTTGAACAAGTAACCATCAGCGCCATTGATGATGTTCTGCAGCAAACACCGCTGCCGTTGTTGTCCAGCCGTGACCCCGAATTATGGGCACAGTGGCAAGTGACCGCCCATGGTGACTGCTTCGAGCTAAGAAGTGCCGTTCAAGCTGGCATTGAGATGAAGGTTTGTTTTGCTGGTGATGCGATAGAAACAATGCAGTTAATTGACGGGCAGGGTAACCGTACCCTGATGACATTAACTGACTTCTCGAGTGAGATTAGCGAAGTGATTAATTTTGACTTCGTTACCCCCGATGGCACATTTATTGATGACCAGCGCCACTAA
- a CDS encoding DNA translocase FtsK — MSESKLNPLSWIQRLCHVGLITTTFVSCFVLFALATYYPTDPGWSQVAWGTTTLNAMGLAGAWVADALLFTFGLTAFVIPFVVAAIGWLTFHQARHLVSLDYFSISLRIIGFLMIACSVAALAALNADDIHYFSAGGLVGDIIAEAMLPIFNFIGTTLILLTFIASGFTLVTGLSWVTVAEWIGALCIGAALWLYRLPTHFAQEAADSEDTQEFLEVVEEFQAPTKSSKASKLPPKAEPLMPQPVNATPASVVDIDSDDSQDKSELSEEPLSSTEFVPPWAQQAEQHEPSFSAIDDDVDVDNNNTINIDDVEIEPAIQANATMTAHTNEPQIESYLADAIAKQQPTVATPVVPVPTTPMPTLELLDRPNKSENPISREELDGIARLVEAKLLDFNIVATVVDVHPGPVITRFELDLAPGVKVSKITNLAKDLARALSAVSVRVVEVIPGKSVIGLELPNKHREVVYLWDVIGSPRFVDNQSPLTMVLGQDISGQAVVVDLAKMPHLLVAGTTGSGKSVGVNVMIVSLLYKSTPEDVRLIMIDPKMLELSVYEGIPHLLCEVVTDMKEASNALRWCVGEMERRYKLMSALGVRNLKGYNAKVLGAKAAGNPIKDPFWKPEQSMETEAPDLEKLPAIVVVVDEFADMMMIVGKKVEELIARIAQKARAAGIHLILATQRPSVDVITGLIKANIPTRIAFQVSSRIDSRTILDQQGAEQLLGQGDMLYLPPGNSVPTRVHGAFVDDHEVHKVVADWSARAKPVYVDEILNGESGGETVLLPGESAEADSEQDPLYDEAVGFVIESRRASISSVQRKLKVGYNRAARLVEQMEVAGIVSKPAHNGNREVLVPGRSND, encoded by the coding sequence TTGTCAGAATCTAAACTCAATCCGCTCAGCTGGATTCAACGGCTATGCCACGTCGGATTAATCACTACTACCTTTGTTTCCTGCTTTGTCCTATTTGCCTTGGCGACTTATTACCCAACCGATCCAGGTTGGAGCCAGGTCGCGTGGGGTACCACGACGTTGAATGCGATGGGGCTTGCTGGTGCTTGGGTTGCAGATGCATTGTTATTCACCTTCGGTTTAACCGCATTTGTTATTCCATTTGTGGTCGCAGCTATTGGTTGGCTTACGTTTCATCAAGCCCGTCATTTGGTTAGTCTCGATTATTTCTCCATCAGTTTACGGATCATTGGCTTTCTTATGATCGCCTGTAGTGTTGCTGCCTTGGCAGCTTTAAACGCTGATGATATCCACTACTTTTCTGCTGGTGGTTTGGTTGGAGACATCATTGCAGAAGCGATGCTGCCAATCTTCAATTTCATCGGCACCACGCTTATCCTACTGACCTTTATTGCTTCAGGCTTTACCTTGGTTACTGGCCTATCTTGGGTAACCGTTGCCGAGTGGATCGGTGCGTTATGTATTGGCGCCGCACTTTGGCTTTATCGCTTGCCGACCCACTTCGCGCAGGAAGCAGCAGATAGTGAAGATACCCAAGAGTTTTTAGAGGTGGTAGAGGAGTTCCAAGCGCCGACGAAGTCAAGCAAGGCGAGTAAGTTGCCCCCTAAGGCTGAACCATTGATGCCACAGCCAGTTAACGCTACTCCTGCCTCAGTCGTTGATATTGATAGCGATGATAGCCAAGATAAGTCAGAACTATCTGAGGAACCACTAAGCTCAACTGAGTTTGTGCCTCCGTGGGCACAGCAAGCTGAACAACATGAGCCATCTTTTAGCGCGATTGATGATGATGTCGATGTCGACAATAACAACACCATCAACATCGATGATGTCGAAATTGAGCCCGCTATCCAAGCCAATGCAACTATGACAGCGCACACTAATGAGCCTCAAATTGAGAGCTATTTAGCTGATGCCATCGCTAAACAGCAGCCAACAGTTGCTACACCAGTAGTACCAGTACCAACGACGCCAATGCCCACCCTCGAACTATTGGACCGACCAAATAAGAGCGAAAACCCAATCAGTCGAGAGGAGTTGGATGGCATCGCCCGTTTGGTCGAAGCGAAACTGCTCGACTTTAACATTGTTGCCACTGTAGTTGATGTTCACCCCGGGCCAGTGATCACGCGTTTTGAGCTCGATCTCGCTCCTGGTGTTAAGGTTTCCAAGATTACCAACCTTGCAAAGGATTTGGCTCGAGCGCTGTCGGCAGTATCAGTACGCGTGGTCGAGGTGATCCCTGGTAAATCGGTGATTGGTTTAGAGTTGCCGAATAAACATCGAGAAGTGGTGTACCTATGGGATGTAATTGGCTCGCCGCGCTTTGTTGATAATCAATCACCACTGACGATGGTGTTAGGTCAGGATATTTCTGGCCAAGCGGTGGTGGTAGATCTGGCTAAGATGCCGCACTTGTTGGTGGCCGGTACTACCGGCTCTGGTAAGTCAGTTGGTGTTAACGTGATGATTGTCAGCTTGTTGTACAAGTCGACACCTGAAGACGTTCGATTGATCATGATCGATCCAAAGATGCTTGAATTGTCGGTATATGAAGGCATTCCACATCTGTTGTGTGAAGTGGTTACCGATATGAAAGAAGCCTCTAATGCACTGCGCTGGTGTGTTGGTGAAATGGAACGTCGGTACAAGTTAATGTCAGCTTTAGGTGTACGAAACCTCAAAGGTTACAATGCCAAGGTACTTGGCGCTAAAGCAGCAGGTAATCCCATCAAGGACCCGTTTTGGAAACCGGAACAGTCGATGGAAACCGAAGCGCCAGATTTAGAAAAGTTACCTGCTATTGTGGTGGTAGTAGATGAATTTGCCGACATGATGATGATCGTGGGTAAAAAGGTTGAGGAGCTCATTGCTCGAATCGCGCAGAAGGCACGAGCGGCAGGTATTCACTTGATCCTCGCAACTCAGCGTCCATCAGTTGACGTAATTACCGGTTTGATTAAAGCCAACATTCCAACTCGAATCGCTTTTCAGGTATCCAGTCGTATCGATTCTCGAACTATTCTTGATCAACAAGGTGCAGAGCAGCTATTGGGGCAGGGTGACATGCTTTACTTGCCACCGGGTAATAGCGTGCCAACGCGGGTTCATGGCGCCTTTGTTGATGACCATGAAGTACATAAGGTCGTAGCAGACTGGAGTGCGCGCGCAAAGCCGGTTTACGTAGATGAGATCCTTAACGGTGAAAGTGGTGGAGAAACCGTGTTGTTGCCTGGCGAAAGTGCCGAAGCTGACTCTGAACAAGATCCGCTTTATGACGAGGCTGTGGGCTTTGTCATCGAAAGTCGACGTGCTTCAATCTCTAGTGTGCAGCGCAAACTAAAGGTTGGTTACAATCGTGCTGCACGTTTAGTTGAACAGATGGAAGTTGCTGGAATCGTAAGTAAACCTGCTCATAACGGTAACCGAGAAGTCTTGGTTCCAGGAAGAAGTAATGATTAA
- the lrp gene encoding leucine-responsive transcriptional regulator Lrp produces MAYNKKKPLKELDRIDRNILNELQKDGRISNVELSKRVGLSPTPCLERVKRLERQGFILGYTAQVNPHYLGASLLVYVEISLNRDNPDVFDEFNQAVMLLEDVQECHLVSGDFDYLLKTRVSDMTAYRRLLSETLLKLPSVKDTRTYVVMEEVKQTSRVQIASPTI; encoded by the coding sequence ATGGCATATAACAAGAAAAAGCCGTTGAAAGAACTTGATCGGATAGACCGTAACATCCTAAATGAACTGCAAAAGGATGGACGTATCTCTAACGTTGAACTCTCTAAGCGAGTTGGACTCAGTCCCACACCTTGTTTAGAACGTGTTAAACGATTGGAGCGTCAGGGGTTTATTCTTGGCTACACCGCTCAAGTAAACCCGCACTATCTCGGTGCTTCGTTGTTGGTTTATGTGGAAATTTCACTGAACCGCGATAACCCAGATGTATTCGATGAATTTAACCAAGCAGTAATGTTGCTCGAAGACGTTCAAGAGTGTCATTTGGTCTCTGGTGATTTCGACTATTTGCTAAAAACGCGTGTAAGCGACATGACCGCTTACCGTCGATTACTTTCCGAAACGCTTTTAAAGCTGCCTTCTGTCAAAGACACTCGGACTTACGTGGTGATGGAAGAGGTAAAGCAGACCAGTCGCGTTCAGATTGCATCACCAACTATCTAA
- the ald gene encoding alanine dehydrogenase: MIVGVPKEIKNHEYRVGMVPASVRELTQRGHQVIVQSQAGIGIGFADKDYVDAGAEIYADAASVFAKAEMIVKVKEPQAVERAMLRQGQILFTYLHLAPDAPQTEDLVASGAICIAYETVTDNHGGLPLLAPMSEVAGRMSIQAGAQALEKSNQGRGMLLGGVPGVEPAKVVVIGGGMVGRNSALMAVGMGADVTILDRNVNVLRSLNAQFENRAKVIYSTAEALEKHIIEADLVIGGVLIPGAAAPKLITRDHISKMKAGAAIVDVAIDQGGCAETSKATTHQDPVYIVDDVVHYCVANMPGAVPRTSTFALNNATLPYIISLAEKGYKQALLDDQHLMNGLNVIDGKITCIEVAEALGYPHHDAATAVKA, from the coding sequence ATGATTGTCGGTGTTCCAAAAGAGATCAAAAACCACGAATACCGGGTTGGCATGGTACCAGCCAGCGTGCGTGAATTGACCCAGCGAGGCCATCAAGTCATTGTGCAATCTCAAGCCGGTATCGGCATTGGTTTTGCCGATAAAGATTATGTAGATGCAGGTGCTGAGATATACGCAGACGCCGCATCGGTGTTCGCAAAAGCAGAGATGATCGTTAAGGTAAAAGAGCCCCAAGCAGTTGAGCGAGCCATGCTCCGCCAAGGCCAGATCCTATTTACCTACCTCCACCTAGCTCCAGACGCCCCGCAAACCGAAGATTTAGTTGCCAGTGGCGCCATCTGTATTGCCTACGAAACTGTCACCGATAACCACGGTGGTCTACCACTTTTGGCGCCAATGTCTGAAGTTGCAGGTCGCATGTCTATTCAAGCCGGCGCCCAAGCATTAGAAAAATCGAATCAAGGCCGCGGCATGCTACTTGGCGGTGTTCCAGGTGTTGAACCCGCAAAAGTGGTAGTAATTGGTGGTGGCATGGTTGGCCGTAACTCGGCGTTAATGGCCGTTGGAATGGGCGCGGATGTGACCATTCTCGACCGCAACGTTAACGTACTGCGTTCTCTCAACGCCCAGTTTGAGAACCGTGCCAAGGTAATCTATTCCACTGCAGAAGCACTGGAAAAGCACATTATCGAGGCAGACTTAGTGATTGGTGGTGTTCTTATTCCTGGCGCAGCAGCTCCAAAATTGATTACCCGCGATCACATCAGCAAAATGAAAGCTGGCGCGGCAATCGTTGATGTTGCCATCGATCAAGGCGGTTGTGCCGAAACCTCAAAGGCTACTACTCACCAAGATCCGGTATACATCGTCGATGACGTAGTGCACTACTGTGTTGCCAACATGCCTGGGGCAGTGCCTCGCACCTCAACATTCGCACTTAACAACGCCACGTTGCCTTACATCATCTCATTAGCTGAAAAAGGCTATAAACAAGCCTTACTTGACGATCAACATCTAATGAACGGTCTAAACGTTATCGACGGTAAAATCACCTGTATCGAAGTTGCTGAGGCACTGGGTTACCCACACCACGATGCAGCGACTGCAGTAAAAGCCTGA
- the trxB gene encoding thioredoxin-disulfide reductase, producing MSDVKHCPLLILGSGPAGYTAAVYAARANLKPVLITGMQQGGQLTTTTEVENWPGDAADLTGPALMERMQQHAERFETEILFDHINEVDTSTRPFRLKGDSAEYTCDALIICTGASAKYLGLESEEAFKGRGVSACATCDGFFYRNKPVAVIGGGNTAVEEALYLSNIASEVHLVHRRDSFRAEKILIKRLMDKVENGNIVLHTDRTLDEVLGDQMGVTGARIKDTNSGGTEELTVDGVFVAIGHSPNTDIFAGQLEMKDGYLKVQSGSEGNATQTSVAGIFAAGDVMDHIYRQAITSAGTGCMAALDAEKYLDALAQQ from the coding sequence ATGAGCGACGTAAAACACTGCCCACTACTTATTTTAGGCTCCGGCCCTGCGGGATATACCGCTGCCGTTTACGCCGCCCGTGCCAATCTTAAGCCGGTACTGATCACTGGCATGCAACAAGGTGGTCAGTTAACCACCACCACCGAAGTAGAAAATTGGCCTGGCGATGCCGCCGATCTTACTGGCCCAGCTTTGATGGAGCGCATGCAGCAACACGCAGAGCGCTTTGAAACTGAGATTTTATTCGACCACATTAATGAAGTTGACACCTCAACCCGTCCATTTCGTTTGAAGGGCGACAGTGCCGAGTACACCTGTGATGCATTAATCATCTGTACCGGTGCCAGCGCTAAATACCTTGGTCTTGAGTCAGAAGAAGCGTTTAAGGGCCGTGGCGTATCCGCCTGTGCAACCTGTGATGGGTTCTTCTACCGCAACAAGCCAGTAGCGGTTATTGGTGGCGGCAACACTGCTGTTGAAGAGGCTCTGTACTTGTCAAACATCGCGTCTGAGGTCCACTTGGTTCATCGCCGTGATAGTTTTCGTGCAGAAAAAATTCTTATTAAGCGGCTAATGGATAAGGTTGAAAACGGTAACATCGTTCTTCATACCGATCGTACCTTAGATGAAGTGCTAGGTGATCAGATGGGTGTTACCGGTGCACGCATTAAAGACACCAACTCAGGCGGTACGGAAGAGTTAACGGTTGACGGTGTATTCGTCGCCATTGGCCACAGTCCAAATACTGATATCTTTGCTGGCCAACTCGAGATGAAAGATGGCTACTTAAAGGTACAAAGCGGCTCGGAAGGCAACGCAACACAAACCTCGGTTGCTGGTATCTTCGCTGCTGGTGATGTGATGGATCACATCTACCGTCAAGCAATTACTTCAGCCGGAACCGGTTGTATGGCCGCATTGGATGCTGAAAAATACCTCGATGCGCTAGCACAACAGTGA